From the Astyanax mexicanus isolate ESR-SI-001 chromosome 9, AstMex3_surface, whole genome shotgun sequence genome, one window contains:
- the chkb gene encoding choline/ethanolamine kinase isoform X2: MQAVHGLVRSAGDGAPSASTASKCGARCGEEEPEELNLRVSALREGNGDEDSEAESYRDGRTGEVDRETRARAFAWCRDFLSGSWKSIAEADFQISIVSGGLSNLLYKCSLPDHIKPVGVEPSRVLLRIYGAILQEVESLVSESVMFAILAERKLGPRLYGIFPEGRLEEYLPSKRLHTEHLQVPDISAEIACKMARFHRMVMPVNKEPRWLFATIDKYMKKIMNTTFEREAHIKKFKKLMKYDLPAELASLRALLAATPSPVVFCHNDVQEGNILMLDGRDRNSSDKLMLIDFEYSSYNYRGFDFGNHFCEWVYDYTHDQWPFFKANLDNYPNRQQQLHFIRNYLSECEDNVPEDQAKIEEDIIIEANRYALASHFLWGLWSIVQARISKIEFGYMDYAQHRFDSYFKQKKLLA, encoded by the exons ATGCAGGCGGTCCACGGTCTGGTAAGAAGCGCCGGTGATGGAGCTCCGAGCGCTAGTACCGCGTCTAAATGCGGTGCAAGATGCGGCGAAGAGGAGCCGGAGGAGCTGAACCTGAGGGTGTCCGCTCTCCGCGAGGGTAACGGGGACGAGGACTCGGAGGCAGAGTCGTACCGAGACGGACGGACCGGTGAAGTGGACCGCGAGACCCGGGCCCGGGCTTTCGCCTGGTGCCGAGACTTTCTCTCCGGGTCGTGGAAAAGTATCGCAGAGGCGGACTTTCAGATCAGCATAGTGAG TGGAGGACTCAGCAATCTGCTCTACAAATGTAGTTTGCCTGATCACATTAAGCCGGTTGGGGTGGAGCCCTCACGAGTGCTGCTCCGTATCTATGGAGCCATTTTACAG gaagtgGAATCCTTGGTGTCTGAGAGCGTGATGTTTGCCATTCTAGCGGAGCGAAAGCTGGGTCCTCGTCTCTACGGCATTTTCCCAGAGGGCCGTCTGGAGGAGTATCTTCCT AGTAAGCGATTGCACACGGAGCACCTGCAGGTACCAGACATCTCCGCTGAAATAGCCTGTAAGATGGCACGCTTCCACCGCATGGTCATGCCCGTCAATAAGGAACCAAGATGGCTCTTTGCAACTATCGACAA gtacatgaaaaaaataatgaatactaCATTTGAACGTGAGGCTCACATCAAGAAGTTCAAGAAGCTGATGAAGTATGACCTTCCTGCTGAGCTAGCAAGTCTGAG agcACTGCTGGCAGCGACTCCTTCACCCGTGGTGTTCTGTCACAATGACGTTCAGGAAG GGAACATCTTGATGCTGGATGGCCGAGACCGGAACTCATCCGATAAGCTGATGCTCATAGACTTTGAGTACAGCAGCTACAATTACAG GGGTTTTGATTTTGGGAATCATTTCTGTGAGTGGGTGTATGATTACACTCATGATCAGTGGCCCTTTTTTAAGGCGAACCTGGACAACTATCCAAACAGGCAACAGCAG CTGCACTTCATCAGAAACTACTTGTCAGAATGTGAAGATAATGTACCTGAAGACCAAGCCAAGATAGAGGAGGATATTATTATTGAGGCAAACAG GTATGCCCTTGCTTCTCATTTCCTTTGGGGTCTGTGGTCCATTGTTCAAGCCAGAATCTCCAAAATTGAATTTGGATACATG GATTACGCCCAGCACAGGTTTGACTCCTACTTCAAGCAGAAAAAGCTCTTAGCCTAA
- the chkb gene encoding choline/ethanolamine kinase isoform X1 has protein sequence MQAVHGLVRSAGDGAPSASTASKCGARCGEEEPEELNLRVSALREGNGDEDSEAESYRDGRTGEVDRETRARAFAWCRDFLSGSWKSIAEADFQISIVSGGLSNLLYKCSLPDHIKPVGVEPSRVLLRIYGAILQEVESLVSESVMFAILAERKLGPRLYGIFPEGRLEEYLPSKRLHTEHLQVPDISAEIACKMARFHRMVMPVNKEPRWLFATIDKYMKKIMNTTFEREAHIKKFKKLMKYDLPAELASLRALLAATPSPVVFCHNDVQEGECIYTHSPLWNILMLDGRDRNSSDKLMLIDFEYSSYNYRGFDFGNHFCEWVYDYTHDQWPFFKANLDNYPNRQQQLHFIRNYLSECEDNVPEDQAKIEEDIIIEANRYALASHFLWGLWSIVQARISKIEFGYMDYAQHRFDSYFKQKKLLA, from the exons ATGCAGGCGGTCCACGGTCTGGTAAGAAGCGCCGGTGATGGAGCTCCGAGCGCTAGTACCGCGTCTAAATGCGGTGCAAGATGCGGCGAAGAGGAGCCGGAGGAGCTGAACCTGAGGGTGTCCGCTCTCCGCGAGGGTAACGGGGACGAGGACTCGGAGGCAGAGTCGTACCGAGACGGACGGACCGGTGAAGTGGACCGCGAGACCCGGGCCCGGGCTTTCGCCTGGTGCCGAGACTTTCTCTCCGGGTCGTGGAAAAGTATCGCAGAGGCGGACTTTCAGATCAGCATAGTGAG TGGAGGACTCAGCAATCTGCTCTACAAATGTAGTTTGCCTGATCACATTAAGCCGGTTGGGGTGGAGCCCTCACGAGTGCTGCTCCGTATCTATGGAGCCATTTTACAG gaagtgGAATCCTTGGTGTCTGAGAGCGTGATGTTTGCCATTCTAGCGGAGCGAAAGCTGGGTCCTCGTCTCTACGGCATTTTCCCAGAGGGCCGTCTGGAGGAGTATCTTCCT AGTAAGCGATTGCACACGGAGCACCTGCAGGTACCAGACATCTCCGCTGAAATAGCCTGTAAGATGGCACGCTTCCACCGCATGGTCATGCCCGTCAATAAGGAACCAAGATGGCTCTTTGCAACTATCGACAA gtacatgaaaaaaataatgaatactaCATTTGAACGTGAGGCTCACATCAAGAAGTTCAAGAAGCTGATGAAGTATGACCTTCCTGCTGAGCTAGCAAGTCTGAG agcACTGCTGGCAGCGACTCCTTCACCCGTGGTGTTCTGTCACAATGACGTTCAGGAAGGTGAGTGTATATACACTCACTCACCCTTAT GGAACATCTTGATGCTGGATGGCCGAGACCGGAACTCATCCGATAAGCTGATGCTCATAGACTTTGAGTACAGCAGCTACAATTACAG GGGTTTTGATTTTGGGAATCATTTCTGTGAGTGGGTGTATGATTACACTCATGATCAGTGGCCCTTTTTTAAGGCGAACCTGGACAACTATCCAAACAGGCAACAGCAG CTGCACTTCATCAGAAACTACTTGTCAGAATGTGAAGATAATGTACCTGAAGACCAAGCCAAGATAGAGGAGGATATTATTATTGAGGCAAACAG GTATGCCCTTGCTTCTCATTTCCTTTGGGGTCTGTGGTCCATTGTTCAAGCCAGAATCTCCAAAATTGAATTTGGATACATG GATTACGCCCAGCACAGGTTTGACTCCTACTTCAAGCAGAAAAAGCTCTTAGCCTAA